A DNA window from Pedomonas mirosovicensis contains the following coding sequences:
- a CDS encoding AtpZ/AtpI family protein, whose protein sequence is MGEDPDKARLDSLSARLKEARTGQKDDRAEESQGNKAMSYGLRMGVELVAAVLVGAGMGWLLDRWFGTSPWLLILFFLLGVAAGFRNVQRASMEMSRTDENSTDTK, encoded by the coding sequence ATGGGTGAAGACCCGGACAAGGCACGGCTGGACTCCTTATCGGCACGCTTGAAAGAAGCGAGGACCGGTCAGAAGGACGACCGCGCGGAAGAATCCCAAGGCAATAAAGCCATGAGCTATGGCCTCCGCATGGGGGTCGAGCTGGTGGCTGCCGTTTTGGTCGGCGCGGGTATGGGCTGGCTGCTCGACCGCTGGTTCGGTACCAGCCCGTGGTTGTTAATCCTGTTCTTCCTGTTAGGGGTCGCAGCGGGGTTTCGCAATGTGCAGCGAGCCTCGATGGAAATGAGCCGAACAGACGAGAACAGCACAGATACGAAATGA
- a CDS encoding F0F1 ATP synthase subunit A: MASPLQQFEIVPIKPLTLGGFDVSFTNSSLWMLVALAIIWIFMIGGMRRAAMVPGRWQAAVESIYLFVADLAQTNIGSKGKKYIPFLFSLFMFVLAANVLGILPYAFTTTSHIAVTGALAALVFLMVVAIGIAKHGLHFFSLFWLKGSPALMNIFLLVPIEVISFLSRPLTLSVRLFANMTAGHVLLKVFAGFIISLGLAGGALSAMSILPLAMNVALTALELLVAVIQAYVFALLTSIYLNDAVNLH; the protein is encoded by the coding sequence GTGGCTAGTCCGCTGCAGCAATTTGAAATCGTACCGATCAAACCGTTGACCCTGGGTGGTTTCGACGTGTCCTTCACCAACTCCTCGCTGTGGATGTTGGTGGCGCTCGCGATCATCTGGATCTTCATGATCGGCGGGATGCGCCGCGCGGCGATGGTGCCGGGCCGCTGGCAGGCCGCCGTCGAGAGCATCTATCTATTCGTCGCCGATCTGGCGCAGACGAACATCGGGTCGAAGGGCAAGAAGTACATCCCCTTCCTGTTCTCCCTGTTCATGTTCGTGCTGGCCGCCAATGTTCTGGGCATCCTGCCCTACGCCTTCACCACCACCAGCCACATCGCCGTCACCGGTGCGCTGGCTGCGCTGGTGTTCCTGATGGTGGTCGCCATCGGCATCGCCAAGCATGGCCTGCACTTCTTCTCGCTGTTCTGGCTGAAGGGCAGCCCGGCGCTGATGAACATTTTCCTGCTGGTGCCGATCGAGGTCATCTCGTTCCTCTCGCGCCCGCTGACCCTGTCCGTTCGTCTTTTCGCCAACATGACCGCTGGCCACGTTCTCCTGAAGGTGTTCGCCGGCTTCATCATCAGCCTCGGCTTGGCCGGCGGCGCGCTCAGCGCCATGTCGATCCTGCCGCTGGCAATGAACGTTGCCCTGACGGCCCTTGAACTGCTGGTGGCCGTCATCCAGGCTTACGTCTTCGCGCTGTTGACGTCGATCTACCTCAACGACGCCGTCAATCTGCACTAA
- a CDS encoding F0F1 ATP synthase subunit C, protein MDPVAAKYIGAGIAAIGVGLAAMGVGNIFSSFLSAALRNPSAEAKLAPRLFFGFAVTEALGIFAFLVALLLLFAV, encoded by the coding sequence ATGGATCCTGTAGCTGCCAAGTACATTGGCGCCGGCATTGCGGCGATCGGCGTTGGCCTTGCTGCCATGGGCGTCGGCAACATCTTCAGCAGCTTCCTGAGCGCGGCTCTGCGGAACCCGTCTGCTGAAGCCAAGCTCGCTCCGCGTCTGTTCTTCGGCTTCGCCGTGACGGAAGCTCTGGGCATCTTCGCCTTCCTGGTTGCGCTGCTGCTCCTGTTCGCCGTCTAA
- a CDS encoding F0F1 ATP synthase subunit B family protein has translation MPQLDISTFASQIIWLALVFGVLYFVVARSSLPKVAQVIESREAHITAQLAAAEAAREAASTAEATREEALAKARAEAQKVISAAKDAITAETSAKLAALDVELTTRLSAAETRIREAQAQSLAQIDAVAADAAATIVEKLTGVTVGAEEAVQAVASVKA, from the coding sequence ATGCCTCAATTAGATATTTCCACCTTCGCATCGCAAATCATCTGGCTCGCGCTGGTGTTTGGCGTGCTGTATTTCGTGGTGGCACGGTCCTCCTTGCCGAAGGTGGCGCAAGTCATCGAAAGCCGCGAGGCGCACATCACGGCCCAGCTCGCCGCTGCGGAAGCTGCTCGTGAAGCGGCCTCCACCGCCGAGGCGACCCGCGAAGAAGCCCTGGCCAAGGCCCGGGCCGAAGCGCAGAAGGTCATTTCGGCCGCCAAGGACGCCATCACCGCCGAAACCTCGGCGAAGCTGGCCGCCCTTGACGTGGAGCTGACCACCCGCCTCTCGGCCGCCGAAACGCGCATCCGGGAAGCGCAGGCCCAGAGCCTGGCCCAGATCGACGCCGTTGCTGCGGACGCCGCCGCCACGATCGTCGAGAAGCTGACCGGCGTTACCGTCGGCGCGGAAGAGGCGGTTCAGGCCGTCGCTTCGGTGAAGGCATAA
- a CDS encoding F0F1 ATP synthase subunit B family protein, producing MSTTLYLLSAAADGVAAATDAAAPVTEAIHTAGTEAAGHEAHPAFLGLDSHDWVAVGTLIFIGILLYMKVPAAISKALDSRISGIKAQLDQAEKLRAEAEALKAEYQAKLAEAERTAGEIIAHAKSESDAMLATARQDLEALTDRRRTAAENKIAVAERAAIDEIRDAAIRAGSAAAQRLISEKLSDEKRKEIVDASIGDLDRRLH from the coding sequence ATGTCCACCACGCTTTACCTCCTCAGCGCTGCCGCCGATGGCGTCGCTGCGGCAACCGACGCCGCCGCGCCGGTGACCGAAGCGATCCACACCGCCGGCACGGAAGCCGCCGGCCATGAGGCCCACCCGGCCTTCCTTGGCCTCGATTCCCACGACTGGGTTGCGGTCGGCACCCTGATCTTCATCGGCATCCTTCTCTACATGAAGGTGCCGGCGGCGATCTCCAAGGCGCTGGACTCCCGCATCAGCGGCATCAAGGCCCAGCTCGACCAGGCCGAGAAGCTGCGGGCCGAGGCCGAGGCGCTGAAGGCGGAATACCAGGCCAAGCTGGCCGAAGCCGAGCGCACCGCGGGCGAGATCATCGCCCACGCCAAGTCGGAATCGGACGCCATGCTGGCCACGGCCCGTCAGGACCTGGAAGCCCTCACCGACCGTCGCCGCACGGCCGCGGAGAACAAGATCGCCGTCGCCGAGCGCGCGGCCATCGATGAAATCCGCGACGCTGCGATTCGCGCCGGCTCGGCGGCAGCCCAGCGTCTCATCTCCGAGAAGCTGTCCGACGAGAAGCGCAAGGAGATCGTTGACGCCTCGATCGGCGACCTGGATCGCCGCCTGCACTAA
- a CDS encoding GGDEF domain-containing protein, producing MKIVNLGQGGPSGSRPTARPTAAGAAAAVSASVPVAPDRITQVITAIPPHEITEKVRETISALIHEVDSLRRQLEQKDARIQELEKLADTDPLLPVANRRAFVRELDRAMSYTERYSVPASLLFFDMDRLKQINDTYGHAAGDKALLHMAELLKRNVRVSDVVGRLGGDELAIILTHADEAQARIKADGLARTLRETPLVLDDETIMLSASVGVYTFRPGQTPEEMLQRADEAMYQQKTVTRAGEVV from the coding sequence ATGAAGATCGTGAACCTTGGGCAAGGCGGGCCGTCCGGCTCCAGACCCACAGCCCGGCCAACGGCGGCCGGCGCTGCTGCTGCGGTATCGGCGAGCGTGCCTGTTGCACCAGACCGCATCACGCAGGTTATCACGGCCATTCCCCCGCACGAGATCACCGAGAAGGTGCGGGAGACCATCTCGGCGCTGATTCATGAGGTGGACAGCCTGCGCCGGCAGCTGGAGCAGAAGGACGCCCGCATTCAGGAGCTGGAGAAGCTGGCGGATACCGACCCGCTGCTGCCGGTGGCGAATCGGCGCGCCTTCGTGCGGGAGCTGGATCGGGCGATGAGCTACACGGAACGCTACAGCGTGCCCGCTTCCCTCCTGTTCTTCGACATGGACCGGCTGAAGCAGATCAACGACACCTACGGGCACGCGGCGGGCGACAAGGCCCTCCTGCACATGGCCGAGCTGCTGAAGCGCAACGTGCGCGTCTCTGACGTGGTGGGCCGGCTGGGCGGCGATGAGCTGGCCATCATCCTGACCCATGCCGACGAGGCGCAGGCGCGCATCAAGGCCGATGGCCTGGCCCGCACTCTTCGCGAGACGCCGCTGGTGCTGGACGACGAGACGATCATGCTCAGCGCATCGGTGGGCGTTTACACCTTCCGGCCCGGCCAGACGCCCGAGGAGATGCTCCAGCGGGCGGACGAGGCCATGTACCAGCAGAAGACCGTCACCCGCGCCGGGGAGGTGGTCTAA
- the purE gene encoding 5-(carboxyamino)imidazole ribonucleotide mutase: MNASPPLVGIIMGSQSDWATMEHGAHVLEALGIPFEKRIVSAHRTPDRLFTYAKTAKERGLKVIIAGAGGAAHLPGMAASMTTLPVLGVPVESHALKGMDSLLSIVQMPGGVPVGTLAIGKAGSINAALLAASILALNNPELDARLTAWREKQTNGVAEQPQ, encoded by the coding sequence ATGAACGCGTCTCCACCGCTTGTCGGTATCATCATGGGTAGCCAGTCAGACTGGGCGACGATGGAGCATGGCGCCCACGTGCTCGAGGCGCTTGGGATTCCCTTCGAGAAGCGCATTGTCTCGGCCCATCGCACGCCCGATCGTCTGTTCACCTACGCCAAGACCGCCAAGGAGCGCGGGCTGAAGGTGATTATCGCCGGCGCCGGCGGCGCGGCCCACCTGCCGGGCATGGCAGCCTCCATGACCACCCTGCCGGTCCTCGGCGTGCCGGTGGAATCCCATGCGCTGAAGGGCATGGACAGCCTCCTTTCCATCGTTCAGATGCCGGGTGGCGTACCGGTGGGGACGCTCGCCATCGGCAAGGCTGGCTCCATCAACGCAGCGCTGCTGGCCGCATCCATCCTCGCGCTGAATAATCCGGAACTCGACGCCCGATTGACCGCTTGGCGTGAGAAGCAAACCAACGGGGTCGCCGAGCAACCGCAATGA
- a CDS encoding 5-(carboxyamino)imidazole ribonucleotide synthase: MRSKPTGSPSNRNDPSSPGSTIGILGGGQLGRMIALAAAQLGYRCHIFCPETDGPASHVAARTINGDFDDEAALRAFAQGVDIVTYEFENVPAATARLLAEIVPVAPSARALEVAQDRIVEKSFVKDLGCGVPAFRAVSSLEDLEAAVAEIGTPAILKTRRFGYDGKGQARLMTPEDMVGAWDAIGGNPAILEAMVPFDGEVSVLVARGWDGRMVHYGPVHNIHKNGILDISRVPAPFSEQLAANAVATAEKIASALDYVGVLGVELFVVGEDVLFNEMAPRVHNSGHWTTEGAVTSQFENHVRAICGLPLGATDPLGHVEMRNLIGDDANQWQELLADPNLHVHLYGKREARPGRKMGHTTRVTRA, encoded by the coding sequence GTGAGAAGCAAACCAACGGGGTCGCCGAGCAACCGCAATGACCCTTCTTCCCCCGGCTCTACCATCGGCATTCTTGGCGGTGGCCAGCTTGGCCGCATGATCGCGCTTGCGGCCGCGCAGCTGGGCTACCGCTGTCACATCTTCTGCCCCGAGACGGATGGCCCGGCCTCCCATGTGGCGGCGCGGACCATCAACGGCGACTTCGACGACGAAGCCGCGCTGCGGGCGTTCGCGCAGGGCGTCGATATCGTCACCTACGAGTTCGAGAACGTGCCCGCCGCAACGGCGCGGCTGCTGGCGGAGATCGTGCCCGTCGCCCCCAGCGCCCGCGCGCTGGAAGTGGCGCAGGACCGCATTGTCGAGAAGAGCTTCGTCAAGGACCTGGGCTGCGGCGTGCCGGCCTTCCGCGCCGTCTCCTCGCTGGAGGACCTGGAAGCAGCCGTTGCCGAGATCGGCACGCCCGCCATCCTCAAGACCCGCCGCTTCGGCTACGACGGCAAGGGCCAGGCCCGGCTGATGACGCCGGAGGACATGGTCGGCGCCTGGGATGCCATCGGCGGCAACCCCGCCATTCTGGAAGCCATGGTGCCGTTCGACGGCGAGGTTTCCGTGCTGGTCGCCCGCGGCTGGGATGGGCGCATGGTCCACTATGGGCCGGTGCACAACATCCACAAGAACGGCATCCTCGATATCTCGCGCGTGCCCGCGCCGTTCAGCGAGCAGCTTGCCGCCAACGCCGTCGCCACCGCCGAGAAGATCGCCAGCGCCCTCGACTACGTGGGCGTGCTCGGCGTCGAGCTGTTCGTGGTGGGCGAGGACGTGCTGTTCAATGAAATGGCCCCGCGCGTCCACAACTCCGGTCACTGGACGACGGAAGGCGCCGTCACCTCCCAGTTCGAAAACCACGTGCGCGCCATCTGCGGCCTGCCGCTGGGCGCAACCGACCCGCTGGGCCACGTGGAAATGCGGAACCTGATCGGCGACGATGCCAACCAGTGGCAAGAGCTGCTGGCCGACCCGAACCTGCACGTCCACCTCTACGGCAAGCGCGAAGCCCGCCCAGGCCGCAAGATGGGCCACACCACCCGCGTCACCCGCGCCTAA
- a CDS encoding ribbon-helix-helix domain-containing protein: protein MLKRSVTIAGHRTSLSLEPEFWALLQAAASEEGLPLAQLVARIDEERTTNLSSAIRVWLLNRLLARLDGKG, encoded by the coding sequence ATGCTGAAGCGATCCGTCACCATCGCCGGGCACCGCACCAGCCTCAGCCTGGAGCCGGAGTTCTGGGCGCTGCTCCAGGCCGCCGCCAGCGAGGAAGGCCTGCCGCTGGCCCAGCTCGTTGCGCGCATCGATGAAGAGCGCACCACCAACCTCTCCAGCGCCATCCGCGTGTGGCTGCTGAACCGCCTGCTGGCACGGCTGGATGGGAAGGGGTGA
- the mltG gene encoding endolytic transglycosylase MltG: MALTRKQKWITGIVGLFLSLALVVVLWFGSQAYRWKAPGPSTRDTVVLVEEGSSLTRAAQSLEKAGVVADAHAFLKMARWFGSDQPIKAGEYAMPAGVSPSQVLRLLQEGAVLLRRITVVEGMSAIQIYERLMGEEMLTGPVAVPEEGSVLPETYSFVRGETRQSVLDRMQASMRQTLDELWAARDPDLPLKTPQEAVILASIVEKETSLKREMPEVAGVYINRLKIGMKLQADPTVIYPITQGKPLGRRIRLSDLRAENAYNTYVIEGLPAGPIANPSRAALKAVLKPAKTKNLYFVADGTGGHRFAATHAEHLRNVAHWRQFRVQNGI, from the coding sequence ATGGCGCTCACACGTAAACAAAAGTGGATCACGGGGATCGTCGGGCTGTTTCTCAGCCTCGCGCTCGTGGTGGTGTTGTGGTTCGGCTCCCAGGCCTATCGCTGGAAAGCGCCGGGGCCATCGACCAGGGACACGGTGGTTCTCGTCGAGGAGGGCTCATCGCTCACCCGCGCGGCCCAAAGCCTTGAGAAAGCCGGCGTTGTTGCCGATGCCCATGCCTTTCTCAAGATGGCGCGGTGGTTCGGCAGCGATCAGCCCATCAAGGCGGGCGAGTATGCCATGCCCGCCGGGGTCAGCCCGTCGCAGGTGCTGCGGCTCCTGCAGGAAGGGGCGGTGCTGCTGCGGCGCATCACCGTGGTCGAGGGCATGAGCGCCATCCAGATCTACGAGCGGCTGATGGGCGAGGAGATGCTCACCGGTCCCGTCGCTGTGCCGGAGGAAGGCTCGGTCCTGCCTGAAACCTACAGCTTCGTGCGCGGCGAAACGCGCCAGTCGGTGCTCGACCGGATGCAGGCCTCCATGCGCCAGACGCTCGATGAGCTGTGGGCGGCGCGGGACCCCGACCTCCCGCTCAAGACCCCGCAGGAGGCGGTTATCCTGGCGTCCATCGTCGAGAAGGAAACCTCCCTCAAGCGGGAGATGCCCGAGGTCGCCGGGGTCTACATCAACCGGCTCAAGATCGGCATGAAGCTTCAGGCCGACCCCACGGTCATCTATCCCATCACGCAGGGCAAGCCGCTCGGCCGGCGCATCCGCCTTTCGGATCTCAGGGCCGAGAACGCCTACAACACCTACGTCATCGAGGGCCTGCCCGCCGGTCCCATCGCCAATCCCAGCCGCGCGGCGCTGAAGGCGGTGCTCAAGCCCGCCAAGACCAAGAACCTTTACTTCGTGGCGGATGGCACGGGCGGCCACCGGTTTGCCGCCACCCACGCGGAGCATCTGCGAAATGTCGCCCATTGGCGGCAGTTCCGGGTGCAGAACGGCATCTAG
- the fabF gene encoding beta-ketoacyl-ACP synthase II, which translates to MRRVVVTGLGMVTPLGGSVETTWSNLLASKSGAGPITIFDPTNYACRIACEVKRGDGSGLTFDAGKRVDHKIQRQVDPFIVYGIDAAGQAIEDAGLTDMDEAMSLRAGTLIGSGIGGLPGIEKESVNLFQNGPRRVSPHFVHGRLINLVSGQVSIKYGLRGPNHAVVTACSTGAHAIGDAARLIMWDDADIMVAGGAESAICPLGIAGFSQARALSTAFNEEPERASRPYDKDRDGFVMGEGAGCLVLEEYEHAKKRGAKIYAEVVGYGLTGDAYHVTAPAEDGSGGYRSMEMALRRAGMSPDDIDYINAHGTSTPLGDEIELGAVRRLFGNAIGNVSMSSTKSAIGHLLGAAGAVEAIFSILAMRDQIVPPTLNLDNPSEGCMGVDLVPHKAKERKVKAVLSNSFGFGGTNATVIMKAV; encoded by the coding sequence ATGCGTCGTGTCGTCGTGACCGGATTGGGCATGGTGACCCCCCTGGGGGGCAGTGTCGAAACCACCTGGTCCAATCTGCTGGCGTCCAAGTCGGGTGCCGGTCCGATCACCATTTTCGATCCCACCAACTATGCCTGCCGCATCGCCTGCGAAGTGAAGCGCGGCGATGGCTCGGGGCTGACCTTTGATGCCGGCAAGCGGGTGGATCACAAGATCCAACGTCAGGTCGATCCTTTCATCGTTTACGGCATCGATGCTGCTGGTCAGGCCATCGAGGATGCCGGCCTCACCGACATGGACGAGGCCATGAGCCTCAGGGCCGGCACGCTCATCGGCTCGGGCATCGGCGGTCTGCCGGGCATCGAGAAGGAATCGGTGAACCTGTTCCAGAACGGCCCGCGTCGCGTGTCGCCGCACTTCGTGCATGGCCGTCTCATCAACCTGGTCTCGGGCCAGGTGTCGATCAAGTACGGCCTGCGCGGCCCGAACCACGCGGTCGTCACCGCCTGCTCCACCGGCGCTCACGCCATCGGCGATGCCGCTCGCCTCATCATGTGGGACGATGCGGACATCATGGTCGCGGGCGGCGCGGAATCGGCCATCTGCCCGCTGGGCATCGCCGGTTTCTCGCAGGCGCGCGCCCTGTCCACCGCCTTCAACGAGGAGCCGGAGCGGGCGTCCCGTCCCTACGACAAGGACCGCGACGGCTTCGTGATGGGCGAAGGCGCGGGCTGCCTCGTGCTGGAAGAGTATGAGCACGCCAAGAAGCGCGGCGCGAAGATCTACGCCGAGGTGGTCGGCTACGGCCTGACGGGCGATGCCTACCACGTCACGGCTCCGGCCGAGGACGGCTCGGGCGGCTACCGCTCGATGGAAATGGCGCTGCGCCGCGCGGGCATGAGCCCGGACGACATCGATTACATCAACGCCCACGGCACCTCGACGCCGCTGGGCGATGAGATCGAGCTGGGCGCCGTGCGCCGCCTGTTCGGCAACGCTATCGGCAACGTATCCATGTCGTCCACCAAGTCGGCCATCGGCCACCTCTTGGGCGCGGCGGGCGCGGTGGAGGCGATCTTCTCCATCCTCGCCATGCGCGACCAGATCGTGCCGCCCACCCTCAATCTCGACAATCCGTCGGAAGGGTGCATGGGCGTCGATCTGGTGCCGCACAAGGCCAAGGAGCGGAAGGTGAAGGCCGTCCTCTCCAACAGCTTCGGCTTCGGCGGCACCAACGCCACGGTCATCATGAAGGCGGTCTAG
- a CDS encoding acyl carrier protein, translated as MSDIAERVKKIVVEHLGVDAAKVTETASFIDDLGADSLDTVELVMAFEEEFGVEIPDDAAEKILTVKDAIDYIQANAQ; from the coding sequence ATGAGCGATATCGCCGAACGCGTGAAGAAGATCGTTGTCGAGCACCTGGGCGTTGATGCCGCCAAGGTGACCGAGACCGCCAGCTTCATCGACGATCTGGGCGCGGACAGCCTCGATACGGTCGAGCTGGTCATGGCGTTTGAGGAGGAATTCGGGGTTGAAATTCCGGACGACGCCGCCGAGAAGATCCTGACCGTCAAGGACGCGATCGACTACATCCAGGCGAACGCGCAGTAA
- the fabG gene encoding 3-oxoacyl-[acyl-carrier-protein] reductase, giving the protein MFNLDGLRALVTGASGGLGSAIAESLAAQGARVALSGTRKEALEAVAARLPNDPVILPCNLSDAEAVERLVPSAVEALGGLDIVINNAGITRDTLILRMKDEDFEQVLKVNLEAAFRISRAAVKPMMKARFGRIINITSIVGVTGNPGQVNYAASKAGLIGMSKSLAQEVASRGITVNCVAPGFIASPMTDALNDDQKGNLLGKIPAGRLGEGADVAAAVVYLASREAGYVTGQTLHVNGGMAMI; this is encoded by the coding sequence TTGTTCAATCTGGACGGGCTGCGGGCCCTGGTGACGGGCGCTTCGGGCGGCCTTGGCAGCGCGATCGCGGAAAGCCTGGCGGCGCAGGGCGCGCGCGTGGCCCTTTCCGGCACCCGCAAGGAAGCGCTGGAGGCCGTTGCGGCCCGGCTGCCGAACGATCCGGTCATCCTGCCGTGCAACCTGTCCGACGCCGAGGCGGTTGAGCGTCTGGTGCCGTCCGCCGTCGAGGCGCTGGGCGGGCTCGACATCGTCATCAACAACGCCGGCATCACCCGCGATACCCTCATCCTCCGCATGAAGGACGAGGATTTCGAGCAGGTGCTGAAGGTCAATCTGGAAGCCGCCTTCCGCATCAGCCGCGCGGCGGTGAAGCCGATGATGAAGGCCCGGTTCGGGCGCATCATCAACATCACCTCGATCGTCGGCGTCACCGGCAATCCGGGCCAGGTGAACTACGCCGCCTCCAAGGCGGGCCTCATCGGCATGTCCAAGTCGCTGGCGCAGGAAGTGGCGAGCCGCGGCATCACCGTGAACTGCGTCGCGCCGGGCTTCATCGCCTCGCCGATGACCGATGCCCTCAATGACGACCAGAAGGGCAATCTTCTGGGCAAAATTCCGGCCGGTCGCCTGGGCGAAGGCGCGGATGTGGCGGCGGCGGTGGTCTATCTTGCCTCCCGCGAGGCGGGGTACGTCACCGGCCAGACCTTGCATGTTAACGGCGGTATGGCCATGATCTGA
- the fabD gene encoding ACP S-malonyltransferase produces the protein MRAFVFPGQGSQAVGMGKALREASQTARDVFGEVDEALNQNLSRLMLEGPADALTLTENAQPAIMAVSLAVVRVLEKDAGVSLADKAAYVAGHSLGEYSALAAAGAFEIAETARLLKLRGQAMQAAVPVGEGAMAALLGLDLADAQAVAAEAAGEQVCTAANDNAPGQVVVSGHKAAVERAIEIAKARGAKRALLLPVSAPFHCPLMQPAADKMAEALAQAAIKAPFVPVVANVTAAPVSAPEDIRRLLVEQVTGAVRWRESVEEMVRLGVDTFVECGAGKVLSGLVKRINRDVTALSIETPEDVEAFLKTL, from the coding sequence GTGCGGGCATTCGTATTTCCGGGACAGGGCAGTCAGGCCGTGGGCATGGGCAAGGCGTTGCGCGAGGCGAGCCAGACCGCGCGGGACGTCTTCGGCGAGGTGGACGAGGCGCTGAATCAGAATCTCAGCCGCCTGATGCTGGAAGGGCCGGCCGACGCGCTGACCCTCACCGAGAACGCCCAGCCGGCGATCATGGCCGTCTCGCTCGCCGTCGTGCGGGTGCTGGAGAAGGACGCCGGCGTCAGCCTGGCCGACAAGGCCGCCTATGTGGCCGGCCACAGCCTGGGTGAGTATTCGGCGCTGGCGGCCGCGGGCGCGTTCGAGATTGCTGAGACGGCGAGGCTCCTGAAGCTGCGCGGCCAGGCCATGCAGGCCGCCGTGCCGGTGGGCGAGGGCGCGATGGCGGCGCTCCTCGGCCTTGATCTGGCCGACGCGCAGGCGGTGGCGGCAGAGGCGGCGGGAGAGCAGGTCTGCACCGCCGCCAACGACAACGCGCCGGGCCAGGTGGTGGTCTCCGGTCACAAGGCCGCCGTCGAGCGGGCCATCGAGATCGCCAAGGCCAGGGGCGCCAAGCGCGCGCTGCTGCTGCCGGTCTCCGCGCCGTTCCATTGCCCGCTGATGCAGCCGGCCGCCGACAAGATGGCCGAAGCCTTGGCCCAGGCCGCCATCAAGGCCCCGTTCGTGCCGGTGGTCGCCAACGTCACCGCCGCGCCTGTCTCCGCGCCGGAGGATATCCGCCGCCTGCTGGTCGAGCAGGTGACGGGCGCGGTGCGCTGGCGCGAGAGCGTCGAGGAGATGGTGCGGCTCGGCGTCGATACCTTCGTCGAGTGCGGCGCGGGCAAGGTGCTGTCCGGTCTCGTCAAGCGGATCAACCGCGACGTGACCGCCCTTTCCATCGAGACGCCGGAGGATGTCGAGGCGTTCCTCAAGACCCTCTGA
- a CDS encoding tol-pal system YbgF family protein: protein MFRVSTLGLALALATAAPVTMVAVTTPAMAADALSPAVGNPLKEAQAAAKKRQASVAVAKINEARKAAKTDFEKTTVAKTAAYVYTATGQYAKAAQELEAIGGTPNQLAPLYYQAGQYQKAIQAASKSNSADVQLIVAQSYVKLGQHAQAAAAYKKLIAIGGAKKQYLENLAGAQYRAGDKAGYLQTVEKLIRVDPSPSNWKALLHNLSDEAMPTGAKLGLFMLINATGNLDSEAEYNEFVQLAATNGASTLAHQALQEAVKEGALPKDARTQRTVQGVEARAKQAQAQVAKLAASKTPADLLTAGKTYYGMGQYDVAAATFAKAGNTPEALLLKGIAQVRAGQGAAAKATLAQVKGKGYEDVASLWSLYSATKKSS from the coding sequence ATGTTCCGAGTTTCGACCCTAGGATTGGCCCTGGCGCTGGCGACTGCCGCTCCGGTCACCATGGTTGCCGTTACCACCCCGGCCATGGCCGCTGATGCGCTGAGCCCGGCGGTCGGCAACCCGCTGAAGGAAGCCCAGGCCGCGGCCAAGAAGCGGCAGGCCTCGGTGGCTGTCGCCAAGATCAACGAGGCGCGCAAGGCCGCCAAGACCGACTTCGAGAAGACCACGGTCGCCAAGACTGCGGCCTACGTCTACACCGCCACCGGCCAGTACGCCAAAGCCGCGCAGGAGCTTGAGGCCATCGGCGGCACGCCGAACCAGCTCGCCCCGCTCTACTATCAGGCCGGCCAGTACCAGAAGGCCATTCAGGCCGCTTCCAAGTCGAACAGCGCCGACGTGCAGCTGATCGTCGCCCAGTCCTACGTGAAGCTGGGTCAGCACGCCCAGGCCGCCGCGGCCTACAAGAAGCTGATCGCCATTGGCGGCGCGAAGAAGCAGTATCTGGAGAACCTGGCGGGCGCCCAGTACCGCGCGGGCGACAAGGCGGGCTACCTGCAGACCGTCGAGAAGCTGATCCGCGTTGACCCGTCGCCGTCCAACTGGAAGGCCCTGCTGCACAACCTGAGCGATGAAGCCATGCCGACGGGCGCCAAGCTGGGCCTGTTCATGCTCATCAACGCCACCGGCAACCTCGATTCGGAAGCCGAATACAACGAGTTCGTGCAGCTGGCCGCCACCAACGGCGCGTCGACCCTGGCCCACCAGGCCCTGCAGGAAGCGGTGAAGGAAGGCGCCCTGCCGAAGGACGCCCGCACCCAGCGCACCGTTCAGGGCGTTGAGGCCCGCGCCAAGCAGGCCCAGGCCCAGGTGGCCAAGCTGGCCGCTTCCAAGACCCCGGCCGACCTGCTGACCGCCGGCAAGACCTACTACGGCATGGGCCAGTATGATGTGGCCGCCGCCACCTTCGCCAAGGCCGGCAACACGCCGGAGGCCCTGCTGCTGAAGGGCATCGCCCAGGTGCGCGCCGGCCAGGGCGCGGCCGCCAAGGCCACCCTCGCCCAGGTGAAGGGCAAGGGCTACGAGGACGTGGCGTCGCTGTGGTCGCTGTACTCCGCGACCAAGAAGTCGTCCTGA